The genomic DNA TCGCGATCTGCTCGAGTTGCGCAATCTCGTCGACGTCGCGTCTCTGATCGTTGAAGGCGCGCGGTCGCGGCGTGAAAGCCGCGGCCTGCATTTCAGCCGCGACTGGCCGGACGCGTTGCCCAAAGCGCTGCCGTCTGTGCTCACGCCGAAACGCGTATCGAAGCGGACGCTGTAACGCGTCCATCAAAGTGAAAGGCCGTCGCGCACTGCACGTACGCGACGGCCTTTTTTTCGTTGCAGCGCTAGTACCTAGATAATCCGCATCGAGTAGTCGGTCGCCCGCACGTCCTTTGTCAGCGAGCCCACCGAAATGCGATCGACGCCGGTTTCGGCGATCGTACGAATCGTCTCGAGGTTCACGCCCCCCGACACTTCGAGCACCGCACGACCGGCGGTGATGCGCACCGCCTCGTGCATCGCTTCATAGGTGAAGTTGTCGAGCAGCACCGAACGCGCGCCGTGCGCGAGCGCCGTTTCGAGTTGCTCGAGCGTTTCCACTTCGATCTGAACCGACACCTTCGCGTCCAGCGCCAGCGCGGCATTCATCGCGGCGCCCACACCGCCTGCCGCCGCGATATGGTTTTCCTTGATCAGAATCCCGTCGTACAGCGCAAGCCGTTGATTCGCACCGCCTCCGACGCGTACCGCGTACTTCTCTGCAAGCCGCAACCCCGGCAGCGTCTTGCGCGTATCAAGCACCTTCGCGTGCGTATGGGCGATCGTGTCGGCGAAACGCCGCGTCGCCGTCGCGACGCCCGACAGCAGTTGCAGGAAGTTCAGCGCATTGCGCTCGGCCGTCAGCAGCGAACGCGCCGGGCCGCGCAGCGCGCATACCGTCGTGTCCGCCGTCATCCGGTCGCCCTCGCGATAGCGCCAGCGCACATCGATACGCGGATCGACGCGACGCATCACTTCGCCGAACCACATCACGCCGCACAGCACCGCCTCTTCGCGCACGATAATCCGCGCGTCGCGCATTTCGTCGGCGGGCACGAGATAGCCCGTGAGGTCGCCGCTGCCGACGTCTTCCGCAAGCGCGTCCGTGACGTTGCGCGCCAACGCCGCGTCGAGCGCATCGCCGTATTGCGCGCGAATCTCCGCGAAGAGCGGCGACACGACATCGCCGAGATAGTTAGGCTGCTCGCTGGCACCCATCAGGCCGCTCCCACGTTCGAATACAGCGCGCCGTCGCGCGCGAGATCACCGCTTGCCTGCACACGCTTCTTGTGACGCGCGGCGAAGTCCAGCATGCGGTCGATCGGCAGCTTCGCGCGCTCGCCGATGGCCGGATCGACGAAGATCTCGTTGTGGCCGCGCTCGAGCACGTCGGCAAGATTCGCGAGACCGTTCATCGCCATCCACGGGCAATGCGCGCAGCTCTTGCAGGTCGCGCTATTGCCGGCCGTCGGCGCTTCGATAAATGTTTTGCCCGGCGCCGCGAGCCGCATCTTGTGCAGAATGCCGAGATCCGTCGCAACAATAAAATGCGTCGCATCGAGCCGTTGCGCCGCGTCGATCAGTTGCGTCGTCGAGCCGACCACATCCGCCAGTGCGACCACGCTTTCCGGCGATTCCGGATGAACGAGCACCTTCGCATGCGGATACTCTGCGCGCAGCACCTCGAGTTCGATGCCTTTGAATTCGTCGTGAACGAGGCACGAGCCCTGCCACAGCAACATGTCCGCGCCGGTCTTCTTCTGGATGTAGCCGCCGAGATGCCGGTCCGGCGCCCAGATGATTTTTTCGCCGCGCGCATGCAGGTCGGCCACGATCTCGAGCCCGATCGACGACGTGACCATCCAGTCCGCGCGCGCTTTCACCGCGGCACTGGTGTTCGCATAAACGACCACCGTGCGGTCCGGATGCGCATCGCAAAACGCTGAGAATTCGTCTGCGGGACAGCCGAGATCGAGCGAACAGGTCGCGTCGAGATCGGGCATCAGAATGCGCTTACCGGGGCTCAGAATCTTCGCTGTTTCGCCCATAAACCGAACGCCGGCTACCACGAGCGTTTGCGCGTCGTTGTCGCGGCCGAAGCGCGCCATTTCGAGCGAATCCGCAACGCAGCCGCCGGTTTCATCGGCAAGTTCCTGTAGTTCCGCGTCGACATAGTAGTGCGCAACGAGCACCGCCTTTTCGCGCTTGAGCAGCCCGCGAATGCGCTCTTTCAGCGCACGTCTCTCTTCAGGCGACGGCGCCTGCGGCACCTTGGCCCACGCTTCGCCGACGCCGCACGTCAAGCCCTGCGCGAGCGGTCGATCGTATTCGACGGTCCTGATTACCTCATTCATCATTTCCTCAGTCCTGACTGGTGCACGTGAAATGCGGCCATCGACGTCATTCTTATGTATTTCGAGGCCCAGAATGCGAAAAACCCCGCCAACGCGGGGTTCTTCTGTGACGTGATCAGAGTTTAATGGATTTCGCCCTGTCAGGCGTAGCGCCGCAAGCGCAGTGCGAATTCCTGCAGCGCCTTGATGCCGCTCTGTTCAGCGCGATGACACCAGTCCTGCAATTGCGCGAGCAGCTGTTCGCGCGATGCGTTCGAACGCTCCCACATCGCGGCCAGTTCGTTGCGCAGTTCGATATAGGTGCGCAGCTTCTGGCTGTTCGCGAAGATCTGCGGCAACTGACGCTTCTGCGGCTCGTCGAGCCCTGCCTCTTCCTTGTGGAACCAGTTGCGCGCGCCGCGCATCAGCTGGTACTTCTCGCGCGCGCCGACTTCCTTCAGGTGCGCAAGCTCCTGACGATACGCGCGCTTGAGCGCCTTGCCGTAACTCGCCATCACTTCATAGCGGTTTGCGAGCACGGCCTGCAGCGTGTCCTGATCGAGCACGAGCTTGCCGGAGCCCAAACGCGGCGTCGGCGCGACCTTCTTGACCGTGGCGAGCCGGCATGCCGACAGGATGCGGATGTACATCCAGCCGATATCGATCTCGAACCACTTGTTCGACAGCTTCGCCGAGGTTGCGTACGTGTGGTGATTGTTATGCAGCTCTTCGCCGCCGATCAAAATGCCCCACGGGAAGATGTTCGTGCTGGCGTCCGCCGAGTTGAAGTTGCGATAGCCCCAGAAGTGCGCCAGACCGTTGACGACACCGGCCGCCCAGAACGGAATCCAGACCATCTGCACGGCCCACACCGTGAGACCGACCGCGCCGAACAGCGCGACGTTGAGCACCATCATCAGGCTCACGCCGAGAATCGGGTACTTCGTGTAGACGTTGCGCTCCATCCAGTCGTTCGGCGTGCCGTGGCTGAACTTGCGCATCGTCTCTTCGTTCTTCGCTTCCGCGCGATAGAGCTCGGCGCCTTCGAGCAGCACCTTCCAGATGCCGCGCGTTTGCGGGCTGTGCGGATCTTCTTCGGTCTCGCACTTCGCGTGATGCTTGCGGTGGATCGCGGCCCACTGGCCCGTCAGCATGCCCGTGGTCATCCACAGCCAGAACCGGAAGAAATGACTGACCGCGGGGTGGAGATCGAGCGCGCGATGCGCCTGGCAGCGGTGCAGATAAACCGTCACGCCGATGATCGTGACGTGCGTGACCGCGAGGGTATAGAGCACCAGCTGCCACCACGAAAAGCGCAGCAGCCCATGAGCGAGGAAATCAAGCAGCGAGTTGAACAAGGCTATTTACCTGTGAGACAGATGACACGGCGGAACGGCACCGGAAGAAGCATACAACGACGCGTGTCAAGAAAGTGAAAGCATGCGGCCAAATTGGACGACATTCTACTTGAAGGGTTCCAAGTCGTTGTAAAAAATAAGAAAATTGTTGTGCCGCATCAATCGGGATCATCACCATGCACGCGCGCAGACGCCCCGGCGCTGGCGTTGCACTTCGCATCGAGAGAAGCCCGGCAGGATCGCCGCGCGTCAAAGCGTCACGCATCGATCGATACGTCAGTTGGCGCCTCGGGCGACCATTCGGGCGACCCATTTCAAGCAGCCGTTCCCGGCTCGTTCGCCGCGGGCGCGGCCACGGTAACTGTCTGCGCATCCGCGGTGCCTGATCCGACGATCCGTATGTCGCGTTGCGCATACGGAATTGCAATGCCGTTCGCGGCAAACAGCCGCCAGATATTGCGATTGACCGTCGAGCGCACGCCCGTCGTGCCGGTCGCCGCGTCCGCGACCCAGAAGCCGAGTTCGAGATTGACGCCGTCCGGCCCGAAGCCGACCAGATTCGCCGACGGCGCCGGATCGTCGAGCACACGCTCGACGCCGGTCGCGGCCTGCGCGAGCAGCGCCATCGCTTTCTCGACGTCGGTCGCGTAGGCAACGTGCACGGCCGTCTTCTGGAAGCCGCGCGTCAGATACGACGACTGGTTCTGCACGACGTCGGTGATCAGCCGCTCGTTCGGGATCAGCGTTTCGATGCCGTCGAGACCGCGCACGACCGTATAACGCGTGCGGATCTGCGTGACCTGCCCTTGCAGCCCGCCGACGTTGATCGTGTCGCCGATGCGCAGCGACCGGTCGAGCAGAATGATGAAGCCGGACACATAGTTGCTCGCAATCTTCTGCAGCCCGAAGCCGAGCCCGACGCCGAGCGCCCCGCCGAAGACGCCGAGCACCGTGATATCGATGCCGACCAGCGACAGGCTGATCAGCACCGCCGCCAGCACGAAGAGCGCACGGCCGACGCGCGCGAGCACCACCTTCAGGTTCGCATCGAGCGTACCCGAGCGCATCACGCGGTCTTCGAACGCGGCGCCGAGCCACATCGCGACCACCATTGTCACGCATACCCAGAGCAGCCCGGACAGCAGCGACAGCAGCGTGATCTGCGTATTCGCGATGCGAAAGCTCACGCCCGCCATCCACGTCAGCACGTTGCCCTGAATGCCCATCACGGTCAGCGCCATGCCGATCCAGACGACGAGCGACACGATCCGTTCGACGAGCGCGAGCCACGTGTGCGTCTGTCCGTCGCGGCCAAACACGCGCCGCGCAAAGAAGAACACGATGTAGATGAGCCCGATGCCGACCAGCGGCACCAGCGCGAGATCGAGCAGCGCCGTATGGATGAAGCGTCCGGCAATCGCGCGCGCGATCCAGACGAACAGCGCGCCGATCAGCGGAAAGAACGCACGATTGAGCGCCTCGGCGCCGAAGCGCAACGCCTGATAGCTCATCTCGCGCCGCGCGTTCAAGGTACGGCGCAACAGCCGCGCGACGAGCCACGCCAGCACGAGCGCGCCGACCAGCACGGCGACCTGCCACAGCGTCGCGCGCTCGCCGAAATCGCGCAGCAGGTCAGTGAGCGGTTCGAAGAACGGCGTGTTCTGCATGGTCGTGTCGTGTGCGGTTCCGTTCGGTCAGTGCAGCAGCGCTTCGCTCAACTGCGCGGCACAACTGCGCGGCACAGCTGCTTCCGATAGCTTCGGTCAACTTCAATCGTGCCGCTCGAGCACCGCGGCGAAAAAGCCGTCGGTCGCATGCCGATGCGGCCACAGCGACAGATAGTCGCCCATCTCCAGCTCGATGCGCTGTTCG from Paraburkholderia edwinii includes the following:
- the nadC gene encoding carboxylating nicotinate-nucleotide diphosphorylase, which encodes MGASEQPNYLGDVVSPLFAEIRAQYGDALDAALARNVTDALAEDVGSGDLTGYLVPADEMRDARIIVREEAVLCGVMWFGEVMRRVDPRIDVRWRYREGDRMTADTTVCALRGPARSLLTAERNALNFLQLLSGVATATRRFADTIAHTHAKVLDTRKTLPGLRLAEKYAVRVGGGANQRLALYDGILIKENHIAAAGGVGAAMNAALALDAKVSVQIEVETLEQLETALAHGARSVLLDNFTYEAMHEAVRITAGRAVLEVSGGVNLETIRTIAETGVDRISVGSLTKDVRATDYSMRII
- the nadA gene encoding quinolinate synthase NadA, which codes for MNEVIRTVEYDRPLAQGLTCGVGEAWAKVPQAPSPEERRALKERIRGLLKREKAVLVAHYYVDAELQELADETGGCVADSLEMARFGRDNDAQTLVVAGVRFMGETAKILSPGKRILMPDLDATCSLDLGCPADEFSAFCDAHPDRTVVVYANTSAAVKARADWMVTSSIGLEIVADLHARGEKIIWAPDRHLGGYIQKKTGADMLLWQGSCLVHDEFKGIELEVLRAEYPHAKVLVHPESPESVVALADVVGSTTQLIDAAQRLDATHFIVATDLGILHKMRLAAPGKTFIEAPTAGNSATCKSCAHCPWMAMNGLANLADVLERGHNEIFVDPAIGERAKLPIDRMLDFAARHKKRVQASGDLARDGALYSNVGAA
- a CDS encoding DesA family fatty acid desaturase, translating into MFNSLLDFLAHGLLRFSWWQLVLYTLAVTHVTIIGVTVYLHRCQAHRALDLHPAVSHFFRFWLWMTTGMLTGQWAAIHRKHHAKCETEEDPHSPQTRGIWKVLLEGAELYRAEAKNEETMRKFSHGTPNDWMERNVYTKYPILGVSLMMVLNVALFGAVGLTVWAVQMVWIPFWAAGVVNGLAHFWGYRNFNSADASTNIFPWGILIGGEELHNNHHTYATSAKLSNKWFEIDIGWMYIRILSACRLATVKKVAPTPRLGSGKLVLDQDTLQAVLANRYEVMASYGKALKRAYRQELAHLKEVGAREKYQLMRGARNWFHKEEAGLDEPQKRQLPQIFANSQKLRTYIELRNELAAMWERSNASREQLLAQLQDWCHRAEQSGIKALQEFALRLRRYA
- a CDS encoding mechanosensitive ion channel family protein, encoding MQNTPFFEPLTDLLRDFGERATLWQVAVLVGALVLAWLVARLLRRTLNARREMSYQALRFGAEALNRAFFPLIGALFVWIARAIAGRFIHTALLDLALVPLVGIGLIYIVFFFARRVFGRDGQTHTWLALVERIVSLVVWIGMALTVMGIQGNVLTWMAGVSFRIANTQITLLSLLSGLLWVCVTMVVAMWLGAAFEDRVMRSGTLDANLKVVLARVGRALFVLAAVLISLSLVGIDITVLGVFGGALGVGLGFGLQKIASNYVSGFIILLDRSLRIGDTINVGGLQGQVTQIRTRYTVVRGLDGIETLIPNERLITDVVQNQSSYLTRGFQKTAVHVAYATDVEKAMALLAQAATGVERVLDDPAPSANLVGFGPDGVNLELGFWVADAATGTTGVRSTVNRNIWRLFAANGIAIPYAQRDIRIVGSGTADAQTVTVAAPAANEPGTAA